A part of Bacillus rossius redtenbacheri isolate Brsri chromosome 1, Brsri_v3, whole genome shotgun sequence genomic DNA contains:
- the LOC134528322 gene encoding uncharacterized protein LOC134528322 isoform X1 → MDQEEQDKQNKRVIDLSSISPVVKRRSSLFSRRISRGIVAVRKAENGNSSRENAEDKITLKEYFDKLNNEENDWKALKLARQNRKQASRDAIARGPPSLKWEDSQDLLTDDDKQFIAKIPDCRATLQKLEEAEQHLGLYEHYGLRLAQTATCLIDRLEGYTVAEGTGSNIFGGPELQHCERNCAGDNVVEKNDAADNVVKETIE, encoded by the exons ATGGATCAAGAGGAACAAGACAAGCAAAACAAACGAGTCATTGATTTGTCATCTATTAGTCCGGTCGTAAAACGTCGTTCATCTTTGTTTTCTAGGAGGATTTCGAGAGGAATAG TAGCAGTTAGAAAAGCTGAAAATGGCAATTCTTCAAGAGAAAATGCAGAAGATAAAATAACACTCAAAGA GTATTTTGATAAACTAAATAACGAGGAGAATGACTGGAAGGCTCTGAAACTAGCTAGGCAAAACAGGAAGCAAGCAAGCAGAGA TGCAATAGCTCGTGGTCCTCCAAGCCTTAAATGGGAGGACAGCCAAGACTTGCTGACGGATGATGATAAGCAGTTCATTGCTAAGATACCAGACTGCAGAGCCACCTTGCAGAAGCTGGAAGAAGCTGAGCAACATCTAGGCTTGTACGAACACTACGGATTAAGACTTGCGCAAACAGCAACGTGCCTTATTGACAGGTTAGAAGGTTATACAGTTGCAGAGGGAACGGGCAGCAACATTTTTGGGGGACCTGAGCTGCAACATTGTGAAAGAAATTGTGCAGGTGACAATGTGGTGGAAAAGAACGATGCTGCAGACAACGTTGTGAAAGAAACCATTGAGTAA
- the LOC134528322 gene encoding uncharacterized protein LOC134528322 isoform X2 — translation MDQEEQDKQNKRVIDLSSISPVVKRRSSLFSRRISRGIAVRKAENGNSSRENAEDKITLKEYFDKLNNEENDWKALKLARQNRKQASRDAIARGPPSLKWEDSQDLLTDDDKQFIAKIPDCRATLQKLEEAEQHLGLYEHYGLRLAQTATCLIDRLEGYTVAEGTGSNIFGGPELQHCERNCAGDNVVEKNDAADNVVKETIE, via the exons ATGGATCAAGAGGAACAAGACAAGCAAAACAAACGAGTCATTGATTTGTCATCTATTAGTCCGGTCGTAAAACGTCGTTCATCTTTGTTTTCTAGGAGGATTTCGAGAGGAATAG CAGTTAGAAAAGCTGAAAATGGCAATTCTTCAAGAGAAAATGCAGAAGATAAAATAACACTCAAAGA GTATTTTGATAAACTAAATAACGAGGAGAATGACTGGAAGGCTCTGAAACTAGCTAGGCAAAACAGGAAGCAAGCAAGCAGAGA TGCAATAGCTCGTGGTCCTCCAAGCCTTAAATGGGAGGACAGCCAAGACTTGCTGACGGATGATGATAAGCAGTTCATTGCTAAGATACCAGACTGCAGAGCCACCTTGCAGAAGCTGGAAGAAGCTGAGCAACATCTAGGCTTGTACGAACACTACGGATTAAGACTTGCGCAAACAGCAACGTGCCTTATTGACAGGTTAGAAGGTTATACAGTTGCAGAGGGAACGGGCAGCAACATTTTTGGGGGACCTGAGCTGCAACATTGTGAAAGAAATTGTGCAGGTGACAATGTGGTGGAAAAGAACGATGCTGCAGACAACGTTGTGAAAGAAACCATTGAGTAA
- the LOC134528321 gene encoding zinc finger protein 808-like isoform X1, translating into MADKTVASEDREILQTAITNNKNESNEVKNWTHGNKHSQKKVESSNEFSAGKEECTSGFSLLRMALLGLPRPQLYGTSIRPKPVPLTNTSSANKACETNSGKPSRAEDLKPILFVSVKEEAQEHEDCNTTAGWEDEEADSFSDTIYPALLCSPDLESPSSPDLNSGDNEQIWSCTEEVGPGSFETEEDVEKYQLKFADRSSSQFVHCRSQKTGGSVNLCRAYKIKGAKHGFNCGSESCDCSGVLLAHSVQHKLSTTKQFTCTKCGKSYKQQKNLKKHCERFCRKKFHSRVGKRKRFNLLRCDVCDRKFTTNQHLKNHVLTHGGKRPYTCDICECSFIYKSHVTRHRLTHTNERHYVCDYCSYSFIQKSNFHLHMRTLACLPTPTAKRVCDFCYQAFSKKMYLDSHLKKHASIFISTE; encoded by the exons ATGGCAGATAAAACTGTCGCATCAGAAGATAGGGAGATACTA CAAACTGCcataacaaacaataaaaatgaaaGTAATGAGGTAAAAAATTGGACTCATGGAAACAAACATTCACAGAAGAAAGTTGAAAg TTCCAATGAGTTTTCTGCGGGCAAAGAAGAATGTACGAGTGGGTTTTCCCTTCTGCGCATGGCCCTTCTCGGACTGCCCCGACCTCAGCTGTACGGAACTTCCATCCGACCAAAGCCAGTCCCTTTG ACGAATACTTCCAGTGCTAACAAGGCCTGCGAAACAAACTCTGGAAAACCGTCTCGTGCTGAAGATTTGAAGCCCATTCTCTTTGTTTCCGTAAAAGAAGAAGCTCAG GAACATGAAGACTGCAATACGACGGCGGGCTGGGAGGACGAGGAAGCAGACAGCTTCAGCGATACAATATATCCAGCCTTGCT GTGTTCTCCAGACTTAGAGTCTCCTAGTTCACCCGACTTGAACTCTG GTGACAATGAACAGATTTGGTCATGTACGGAGGAAGTTGGCCCAGGTAGCTTTGAAACAGAAGAGGATGTGGAGAAATATCAGCTAAAGTTTGCTGATAGAAGCAGTTCCCAATTTGTTCACTGTCGTAGTCAGAAAACTGGAGGCAGTGTAAACCTTTGTAGAGCTTACAAGATCAAGGGTGCAAAACACGGCTTCAATTGTGGTTCAGAATCATGTGACTGTAGTGGGGTATTATTAGCGCATAGTGTGCAACACAAACTCTCCACTACCAAACAGTTTACGTGCACAAAGTGCGGGAAATCTTACAAGCAACAAAAAAACCTGAAGAAGCATTGTGAAAGATTTTGTAGGAAGAAGTTTCACTCCAGAGTAGGCAAACGGAAGCGTTTCAATCTGCTGAGATGTGACGTGTGTGATCGTAAGTTTACGACCAACCAGCATTTGAAAAACCATGTCCTCACCCACGGTGGAAAACGGCCTTACACGTGCGACATATGCGAATGCAGCTTCATTTACAAGAGCCATGTCACCCGCCACCGGCTCACCCACACGAATGAAAGACATTACGTGTGCGACTATTGTAGCTATAGCTTCATTCAGAAGAGTAACTTCCACCTGCACATGCGTACGTTGGCATGTTTGCCCACTCCTACAGCCAAACGTGTGTGCGATTTCTGTTACCAAGCTTTTTCTAAAAAGATGTATTTGGATAGTCACTTAAAGAAACATGCCTCAATTTTCATTTCCACAGAGTAG
- the LOC134528321 gene encoding zinc finger protein 98-like isoform X2: MALLGLPRPQLYGTSIRPKPVPLTNTSSANKACETNSGKPSRAEDLKPILFVSVKEEAQEHEDCNTTAGWEDEEADSFSDTIYPALLCSPDLESPSSPDLNSGDNEQIWSCTEEVGPGSFETEEDVEKYQLKFADRSSSQFVHCRSQKTGGSVNLCRAYKIKGAKHGFNCGSESCDCSGVLLAHSVQHKLSTTKQFTCTKCGKSYKQQKNLKKHCERFCRKKFHSRVGKRKRFNLLRCDVCDRKFTTNQHLKNHVLTHGGKRPYTCDICECSFIYKSHVTRHRLTHTNERHYVCDYCSYSFIQKSNFHLHMRTLACLPTPTAKRVCDFCYQAFSKKMYLDSHLKKHASIFISTE; encoded by the exons ATGGCCCTTCTCGGACTGCCCCGACCTCAGCTGTACGGAACTTCCATCCGACCAAAGCCAGTCCCTTTG ACGAATACTTCCAGTGCTAACAAGGCCTGCGAAACAAACTCTGGAAAACCGTCTCGTGCTGAAGATTTGAAGCCCATTCTCTTTGTTTCCGTAAAAGAAGAAGCTCAG GAACATGAAGACTGCAATACGACGGCGGGCTGGGAGGACGAGGAAGCAGACAGCTTCAGCGATACAATATATCCAGCCTTGCT GTGTTCTCCAGACTTAGAGTCTCCTAGTTCACCCGACTTGAACTCTG GTGACAATGAACAGATTTGGTCATGTACGGAGGAAGTTGGCCCAGGTAGCTTTGAAACAGAAGAGGATGTGGAGAAATATCAGCTAAAGTTTGCTGATAGAAGCAGTTCCCAATTTGTTCACTGTCGTAGTCAGAAAACTGGAGGCAGTGTAAACCTTTGTAGAGCTTACAAGATCAAGGGTGCAAAACACGGCTTCAATTGTGGTTCAGAATCATGTGACTGTAGTGGGGTATTATTAGCGCATAGTGTGCAACACAAACTCTCCACTACCAAACAGTTTACGTGCACAAAGTGCGGGAAATCTTACAAGCAACAAAAAAACCTGAAGAAGCATTGTGAAAGATTTTGTAGGAAGAAGTTTCACTCCAGAGTAGGCAAACGGAAGCGTTTCAATCTGCTGAGATGTGACGTGTGTGATCGTAAGTTTACGACCAACCAGCATTTGAAAAACCATGTCCTCACCCACGGTGGAAAACGGCCTTACACGTGCGACATATGCGAATGCAGCTTCATTTACAAGAGCCATGTCACCCGCCACCGGCTCACCCACACGAATGAAAGACATTACGTGTGCGACTATTGTAGCTATAGCTTCATTCAGAAGAGTAACTTCCACCTGCACATGCGTACGTTGGCATGTTTGCCCACTCCTACAGCCAAACGTGTGTGCGATTTCTGTTACCAAGCTTTTTCTAAAAAGATGTATTTGGATAGTCACTTAAAGAAACATGCCTCAATTTTCATTTCCACAGAGTAG